The Solidesulfovibrio fructosivorans JJ] genome has a window encoding:
- a CDS encoding ParB N-terminal domain-containing protein: MNTEQQEGQSLDALARELFGDAATFRVADPSTIRLRKENARYFKKDVFKQLVDNVKADGMLSSMPLCYEPEPGVLEVLSGNHRVKASVAAGIPRILVMVLLGELDESRLTSIQLSHNALVGLDDPQVLASLWAKIRETQDRLYAGLSSDALGEMEKVKLVTFTTPSLATRTMTFAFVDTDAARVAEVLDALASLPKSATVHAAPLEMFDTFFASLQQAKVKADVKNSALAMSRLIEFAARAMEDAA; the protein is encoded by the coding sequence ATGAACACGGAACAACAGGAAGGTCAGTCCCTCGACGCCCTGGCCAGGGAGCTTTTCGGCGATGCCGCCACCTTCCGGGTGGCGGACCCATCCACGATCCGGCTGCGCAAGGAGAACGCCCGCTATTTCAAGAAGGACGTGTTCAAGCAACTCGTGGACAACGTCAAAGCCGACGGCATGCTGTCGTCCATGCCACTGTGCTACGAGCCGGAGCCGGGCGTGCTCGAAGTCCTGTCCGGCAACCATCGGGTGAAAGCCTCGGTAGCCGCCGGCATCCCGCGCATCCTGGTCATGGTGCTGCTTGGGGAGTTGGACGAATCCCGCCTGACTTCCATCCAGTTGTCCCACAACGCCCTGGTCGGCCTGGATGATCCGCAAGTCCTGGCCTCACTGTGGGCAAAAATCCGGGAAACCCAGGACAGGCTTTACGCCGGCCTTTCGAGCGATGCCCTCGGCGAGATGGAAAAGGTCAAGCTGGTCACCTTCACGACGCCGAGCCTGGCGACGCGCACCATGACCTTCGCCTTCGTGGACACGGACGCCGCCCGTGTGGCCGAAGTCCTTGACGCCCTCGCGTCGCTGCCGAAATCGGCCACGGTCCACGCCGCGCCCCTGGAAATGTTCGACACGTTTTTCGCCTCGCTGCAACAGGCCAAGGTCAAGGCGGACGTCAAAAACTCGGCCCTGGCCATGTCCCGCCTCATCGAATTCGCGGCCAGAGCCATGGAGGATGCGGCATGA
- a CDS encoding DUF6573 family protein, producing MVINKQRQKEGENTMWEGAAIIDAYTRAQAIEDGVLVDMNQDFFGELAKEAGFQFPIAMTETAFAKYVALTPAAIRAGNDMHGRWWDILWMLKREIKAARGGTSELLFHFHCVVDRVRPTPSVLKSVCGPGDNGEPVITIMLPEED from the coding sequence ATGGTTATCAACAAACAACGCCAAAAAGAAGGAGAAAACACCATGTGGGAAGGCGCGGCAATCATCGATGCGTACACCCGGGCCCAGGCGATCGAGGACGGTGTGCTGGTGGACATGAATCAGGATTTTTTCGGGGAGTTGGCCAAGGAAGCCGGTTTTCAGTTCCCCATAGCCATGACCGAAACGGCATTCGCCAAGTACGTGGCTTTGACCCCGGCGGCCATTCGGGCCGGCAACGACATGCACGGTCGATGGTGGGACATTTTGTGGATGCTGAAGCGGGAGATCAAGGCAGCTCGGGGCGGCACTTCGGAACTGCTGTTCCACTTCCATTGTGTGGTGGATCGGGTCCGGCCGACGCCGAGCGTGCTCAAGTCTGTGTGTGGGCCTGGCGACAACGGAGAGCCGGTCATCACCATCATGCTCCCCGAGGAGGATTAG
- a CDS encoding putative antirestriction adenine methyltransferase, whose amino-acid sequence MSFIGAVASPVRQVLAGYAREVEAPVRIVGAGNFTVPSALRAGGYAGEIHACDVTLYSCALGAYLAGWPLKARERDDCPDQLRGFLRPDSPMDLAASVALLLDLRQVWKAHNPYQLAILEHYRQRWDILLSGVRQRLAAFREQVSSVVFEARDGFAVLEDAPRESTVFAFPPTYKRGYESLEKLLTAAVVWDRPAYREMTDKTLELYERIARFDGYFVVLEKDLPEVRAILGRPVAVLPRGRGKTTTILAKKASRKVVIRHVIKSADIGPVWSPGEKVPVDARLTLGVLSPRQTIRFNELFLSSRIDYFEGGVALSLVFLVNGRAIGKADFCKSSQQWKLPGPGAMIYLMSDLAVPSAEPRLAKLVLLSILSREVRDLVDRKLLGRHSFVGTTAFAQKPVSMKYRGVFKLHSRKEKEEGFALNYLGTFAGYDLSGALDVWRKKYVNMPK is encoded by the coding sequence ATGAGCTTCATCGGTGCCGTCGCCTCCCCTGTGAGACAGGTCCTGGCCGGCTATGCCCGCGAGGTAGAAGCGCCCGTGCGCATCGTCGGGGCTGGGAATTTCACGGTTCCGTCCGCACTCCGGGCCGGTGGGTATGCCGGGGAAATCCACGCCTGCGACGTCACGCTTTATTCCTGCGCCCTTGGGGCCTACCTCGCCGGCTGGCCGCTCAAGGCGCGGGAGCGCGACGATTGTCCCGATCAGCTCAGGGGATTCCTGCGCCCGGATTCGCCCATGGACCTCGCGGCTTCCGTGGCCTTGCTCCTCGACCTGCGGCAGGTCTGGAAAGCCCACAATCCCTATCAACTGGCGATCCTCGAACATTACCGCCAGCGGTGGGACATCCTCCTGTCCGGGGTACGGCAGCGTTTGGCCGCGTTCCGGGAACAGGTTTCGTCCGTAGTCTTCGAGGCCCGGGACGGCTTCGCCGTCCTGGAGGATGCGCCTCGGGAAAGCACGGTGTTCGCCTTCCCTCCCACCTACAAACGCGGCTACGAAAGTCTGGAAAAGCTCCTGACCGCCGCTGTCGTCTGGGACCGTCCCGCCTACCGGGAAATGACGGACAAGACCCTGGAGCTCTACGAACGCATTGCCCGCTTTGACGGCTATTTTGTGGTGTTGGAAAAAGACCTCCCCGAGGTCCGGGCAATCCTGGGCCGTCCGGTGGCGGTGCTCCCCAGAGGGAGAGGCAAGACCACGACCATTCTGGCGAAAAAGGCTTCCCGAAAGGTCGTCATCCGCCACGTCATCAAGTCCGCCGATATCGGTCCCGTCTGGTCCCCAGGCGAAAAGGTCCCCGTCGACGCGCGTCTGACCCTTGGCGTCCTGTCCCCGCGACAGACAATCCGCTTCAACGAGCTCTTTCTTTCCTCCCGAATCGACTACTTCGAGGGCGGCGTGGCCTTGTCCCTGGTGTTCCTCGTCAACGGCCGGGCCATCGGCAAGGCCGACTTCTGCAAATCCAGCCAGCAATGGAAGCTCCCCGGCCCCGGGGCCATGATCTACCTCATGTCAGACCTGGCCGTCCCAAGCGCGGAACCGCGTCTGGCCAAGCTGGTTTTGCTGTCCATCCTCTCCAGGGAGGTCCGGGATTTGGTCGACCGGAAGTTGCTGGGACGGCACAGCTTCGTCGGTACGACCGCCTTCGCCCAAAAGCCGGTGTCCATGAAGTATCGGGGCGTTTTCAAGCTCCATTCCAGAAAGGAGAAAGAAGAGGGCTTCGCTCTCAACTATCTGGGGACCTTCGCCGGGTACGACCTCTCCGGGGCGCTGGACGTGTGGCGAAAAAAATACGTCAACATGCCGAAATAG
- a CDS encoding DNA primase family protein yields MGGDDKSLTDPAAIREQVRAAVSVEASYRPVDPILSEVAPDETEIAPGITVSDVEDAFRWKNVGDAAIAIKLLRGKICYDAVADKPYRFNCTHWLRDKNANWRKALFGVADIYAIRARHYLEQAKTVEEECNAAPKDEQKSLKPLVKKAQKIAEAWIKRVNSCRDTSYVRKIWEAATSGDGSLAISGDEWNQRPTLLPCKNCVVDLEKGKPLDPDPFQYFNKAAIAPFVDLHAEAPFFLDTISKALCRDKQLIDYFDYMVGFAATGLQTKDFFCAYGPKGDNAKSVVFEWLRKVLGDFAGTIKVETILDEKFMRSADGPSPSMLKLRGLRMAVTSEADKKHQFAMAKIKSICSGGDRLEARGINAVDIIEFNPELTLIMHSNHIPKASGNDDAFYKRIKVIPFRAKFIAEKDGPEDPDHHIYHAKSRSRIVDPTLTREMPGIMAYIVRCAVKALKAGDMPPAPPAVLIETDQYRTDQDIVGQFLRECTDPDSNNQEQMKDIYFAFRKWCAEEQMMPPKAIWSQNALGKDLKQRNELERIPSNVTYYKGLRIKPQWRKQEGDINDQEAHDSGSFRPF; encoded by the coding sequence ATGGGCGGTGACGATAAGTCGCTCACCGATCCCGCCGCCATCCGCGAACAGGTCCGTGCGGCAGTGTCCGTCGAGGCTTCCTACCGTCCGGTAGATCCCATTCTATCGGAGGTCGCCCCAGACGAAACCGAGATCGCTCCGGGCATCACCGTCTCCGATGTCGAGGATGCGTTTCGCTGGAAGAACGTCGGTGATGCAGCCATCGCCATCAAGCTCCTGCGCGGCAAGATTTGCTACGACGCCGTGGCGGACAAGCCCTACCGTTTCAACTGCACGCACTGGCTGCGCGACAAAAACGCCAATTGGCGCAAGGCCTTGTTCGGCGTCGCCGACATCTACGCCATCCGGGCCAGGCATTATCTGGAGCAGGCCAAAACCGTCGAGGAAGAGTGCAATGCCGCGCCCAAGGACGAGCAAAAGTCGCTCAAGCCGTTGGTGAAAAAGGCCCAGAAGATCGCCGAGGCCTGGATCAAGCGCGTCAATTCCTGCCGCGACACGTCCTACGTCCGCAAGATCTGGGAGGCCGCCACTTCCGGAGACGGTTCCCTGGCCATATCCGGCGACGAATGGAACCAACGCCCGACGCTTCTTCCTTGCAAAAACTGTGTGGTAGACCTGGAAAAGGGCAAGCCCCTCGACCCGGACCCGTTCCAGTATTTCAACAAGGCGGCTATCGCGCCGTTCGTCGACCTCCACGCCGAAGCGCCGTTTTTCCTGGACACCATCTCCAAGGCGCTGTGCCGCGACAAGCAACTCATCGACTACTTCGACTACATGGTCGGTTTCGCGGCCACAGGCCTTCAGACGAAGGACTTTTTCTGCGCCTACGGCCCCAAGGGCGACAACGCGAAATCCGTCGTCTTCGAGTGGCTGCGCAAGGTGCTGGGGGACTTCGCCGGCACGATCAAGGTCGAAACGATCCTCGACGAGAAGTTCATGCGATCGGCCGACGGCCCTTCGCCTTCCATGCTCAAGCTGCGCGGCCTGCGCATGGCCGTGACCTCGGAGGCGGACAAGAAGCACCAGTTCGCCATGGCCAAGATCAAGTCCATCTGCTCCGGTGGCGACCGCCTCGAGGCTCGCGGCATCAACGCCGTAGACATCATCGAGTTCAATCCCGAGCTGACCCTCATCATGCACAGCAACCATATCCCCAAGGCGTCGGGCAACGATGATGCGTTTTACAAGCGCATCAAGGTCATTCCCTTCCGGGCCAAGTTCATCGCGGAAAAGGACGGTCCCGAGGACCCGGATCACCACATCTACCACGCCAAGTCCCGGTCCCGCATCGTCGACCCGACGCTGACCAGGGAGATGCCCGGCATCATGGCCTACATCGTGCGCTGCGCCGTCAAAGCGCTCAAGGCCGGCGACATGCCGCCGGCCCCTCCGGCCGTGCTCATTGAGACGGACCAGTACCGCACCGACCAGGACATTGTCGGCCAGTTCCTGCGCGAATGCACGGACCCTGATTCCAACAACCAGGAGCAAATGAAGGACATCTACTTCGCCTTCCGCAAGTGGTGCGCCGAGGAGCAGATGATGCCGCCAAAAGCCATCTGGTCCCAGAACGCCCTTGGGAAGGATCTCAAGCAGCGTAATGAACTGGAACGCATCCCGAGTAATGTCACGTATTACAAGGGACTACGGATCAAGCCGCAATGGCGGAAGCAGGAAGGCGACATCAATGACCAGGAGGCGCATGACTCGGGTTCATTTAGGCCTTTTTAG